The DNA region TGCTTTCTCATATTTACATTTCTTAATAATGCAATTAATTCCACTCAGGAAATTGTTTTACCGCTCTGTTGTTTGTGATTTCAACCGTGGGCAACGGAATACGGTACATCTTTGCCGGAAAATTACGGTCCTGTTTGTCACAGTCTACATAAGTGTACTTAAACCCGGCCCCTGCTTTCTCTATCTTCAGTCCGTGTACACGCTTTCCGGTAAACGCGCTTTCGGCCAGCTTCCAACGTTTCATATCCCAGTAGTAGAACCCCTCAAAGGCCAGCTCTACTTTTCTTTCCTGCATAATGGCGGCCATCAGGTCGGGGCCGCTTTTATCGCGGTAGGGCAGTCCTACCCTGGCCCTTACTTTACGTACTGCCGCATTGGCATCTGCAGTGGCATTAGAACGGTAACAGGCCTCTGCATAATTCAGCAATACTTCGGCTAAACGAAAGGCCGTCCAGGGTTGTGTTGATCCATCTTTGCTCAGATCGATATTTTCATCCAGCAGCTTTCTTAAAAAATAGCCGGTCACGGTGCGCCCTGCGGGTACAGCATCGTCTTTCCAACTTGCCCAGCCATCTGTCCCATCAATAAAAGGCTCTATTTTACGTCCTTTCCAACTTGCGCCATTATATAAGATGCTGGCCTGAAAACGAGGTTCCAGATTTGCATAAGGTGGTTCATCCGTAGTTCCGGAGGTATTGTGCCAGGCAGTCCAGTCCGGGAAACCGCCAATTGTTTTCAGCTCATAAGACTCTACCATTTCCTGTGTAGGAGTGCCCATGGCCCCAGCTCCCTTGCGGTCGCCGCCAGGTGCATAATTTGCGTCAAAACTATGTGTAAAGGACGCCTTATTGTAACTGTACTGAAGAATAGCTTCGGTATTTCCCATTTTAAATGCATCAGCATAATTGCCTGTCAGTTCATAGCCTATTTCCAATACTTTGGCGCCTGCAATCTTTGCTGCTTCCCAGCGTTCGGCATACAACATTGCTCTTGACAACAAGGCGTAAGCTGCCCCGACTGTTACCCTCCCATTCGGATTTTTACTGTTCAGCAAGTGTTGTGCAGCAAAATTTAAATCGGCCTGTACAAAATCCCAGCCCTGTGCTTCAGTGCTCAGGCCGGTACTTTTATTGATTTTTGAAAGGTCCTCATCGTAAATGATGACTTCCTTATAGCGTTTTACCAGATCAAAGTAAAGCTGGGCCCGGAAAAACCTGATTTCAGCCTCCAGCCGGTTGCGGTCTGCATCTGCAAAAGTGCCATACTTTTTAAGATTGGACAAAGCTTCGTTAACACGTCTCACCTGCTCATAAACTTCTGCCCAGTTGCCCAGGTAAACAGCCACATAGTTGGGTGTGAGCACACTGCCACCGTAAGCAATTTCATTAGGGATATACATAAAAGCATTGTAGGTCATTGATGAATATTTAAATGCATCTGTAAAACCATCGGTCATGCCTGCAATTGATTGCCCCTTGCTGAAGTTGCCAAAATAATTCAGGTCATGATAAAAGCTGTTGATGGCCAGCTCAGCATATTCGACCTTGCTCCATACCAGTTTATCTGAGGCTGCAGAAGTAGGTGTCATGTCCAGGTACTTTTTACAGGAAGAAAAACTTAAAGCGGCCAGGCCAATCAAAGCAGCTTTGTAGATATATTTTTTCATTTGAATCAAAATTTAAGGTTAAAAAGAGAGTGTTGCACCGGCCATAAATATCCGCTGCTGCGGATAATAGCCATTGTTTACACCAGGCGACTCGGGATCGACACCTTTTGGCAGTCCCGACAGGGTAAATATGTTAGAGCCCTCAACAAAAAAACGCAGTGTGCCCAGCCCCATTTTATCCATCATCTTTTTAGGTATGGAATAGCCGATCTGTGCAGACTTTAAGCGGATATATTTTCCATCCCTGAACCAGAAGGTTGAAGCCAGTCCATTATCGCCCCCATGTGTAGTGGAACTCAGGGTCATTCTTGGAAATGTTCCGTTAGGGTTATCTATGCTATAGGCGTTCTCTACCAAAAATAACGGAGAGTTTGCCCCCTCTTTAAAGGTTTGCGTCCAGATGGTATTGTCATCGTAATAATTGTAATAGGTACCGGTTAACGATACGTCAAAAAACATCCCCCCGGTGAGCTGGGCATTGAAGTCAAAACCATTCCATTCGGCAGCCAGGTTAAGGCCATAAGTAAGCTCGGGCCTGTTTGGCCTTCCGATCAGGCCCCTGTCCTGATAATCAATTTTACCATCTCCATTCAGGTCCCGGTATTTTACATCCCCCATATTCGGACGACTGCCATACCAGGCCGAATTATCGATTTCCTCTTCTGAGCGGAACAAACCATCCGCAATCCAACCAGAAACTATTCCTGTTCTTTTTCCGGTAATCTTTTGAATTTCGGGCGCATTCTCACTATCCGGATATTTTATCCAGCGGTTTCTGGCAAAAGTAACATTAGGGGATATGCGATAATTAAACGCTTTTCCGCCGAGGTTAAAACTCTTACTGTGTTTCAACAACAGTTCAAACCCTCTTGCATCTGTTGCGCTGAAGTTCTCATAAGAAAAGTAATAACCACCCATTGAAGGGGGATATCCGGCCGACATACCCGTCAGGATATCATAGGTATAAGTATAAAAGGCATCGAACTCCAGCCCTAACAGCCCTTTCCACATCGTCATATCGACCCCGACATTATAGGAAAGTGTCTTTTCCCAGGACAGGTTTGGATTGGCAATAACACTGGTATATAATGAATTTTGCAGGGCGCCATTTACCGGCAATTTGCTGCCAAAAGAGTAAGTACTCAGGAAAGCAAAATCGGGCACGCCGTCATTTCCCAGCAAACCTGCAGAGGCACGGATTTTCAAATCATCAATGCTGGTCTGGTTGCGCATGAAATCTTCTTTGGACACCCTCCAAGCCAATGAAGCCGAAGGGAAGAAACCCCATCTTTTGCCTTCAACATTGCCTGCAAACTTATAAGAGCCATCATACCTGCCTGTAAATTCAGCAAGGTATTTTTCGTTGTAATCGTACTTTAAACGGAACACATACCCCAGGCTCCTGGATCCGGCACTACTTCCGCCAATCGGACTATCTGCCGGTGTATTCAGGCCCAGTTCGGGCAGTTCCGGGAAGGCCACATCTTTGGCATAGGCCGATAACGAGTTCGACTTATTGTCGCGGATCTCTACCAGTGCCAGCACATCAAAATTGTG from Pedobacter africanus includes:
- a CDS encoding RagB/SusD family nutrient uptake outer membrane protein, which codes for MKKYIYKAALIGLAALSFSSCKKYLDMTPTSAASDKLVWSKVEYAELAINSFYHDLNYFGNFSKGQSIAGMTDGFTDAFKYSSMTYNAFMYIPNEIAYGGSVLTPNYVAVYLGNWAEVYEQVRRVNEALSNLKKYGTFADADRNRLEAEIRFFRAQLYFDLVKRYKEVIIYDEDLSKINKSTGLSTEAQGWDFVQADLNFAAQHLLNSKNPNGRVTVGAAYALLSRAMLYAERWEAAKIAGAKVLEIGYELTGNYADAFKMGNTEAILQYSYNKASFTHSFDANYAPGGDRKGAGAMGTPTQEMVESYELKTIGGFPDWTAWHNTSGTTDEPPYANLEPRFQASILYNGASWKGRKIEPFIDGTDGWASWKDDAVPAGRTVTGYFLRKLLDENIDLSKDGSTQPWTAFRLAEVLLNYAEACYRSNATADANAAVRKVRARVGLPYRDKSGPDLMAAIMQERKVELAFEGFYYWDMKRWKLAESAFTGKRVHGLKIEKAGAGFKYTYVDCDKQDRNFPAKMYRIPLPTVEITNNRAVKQFPEWN